TGTGTATCAGtgctggatatcctggaactcactccgtaaaccaggctggcctcaaactcacagagatccacctgcctctgactcctgagtgcatGATTTTGCTCCATGAGGTGCCAACTCCAAGAATCTTAAGGTGgaagacacacttttaatctgggccacaccatCTGTTGGAAGCCTATTTACAGATATGGACAAACGGAGCTTTGAagctttgcctgcttgctcttgcccTGCTAGGAAGTCCATTCATTCACTGGCCTTAGAGCCTCTTCTTTTGGGATACCAGAATCAAATGATGAGCAGCTGAGACACCCAGGCTGATGAAGAAAAGACGTAGGCATTTGCAGGAGGGAAAGGATCCTTCTGACCACAGTCAGCACTCCAGAACCATATCTGGAAGCAACCCTGAGGATATGGAGGCTGCTAGGGAGCTCTCAGTAGGTGAGTCTCACAGTAAGTCACTTTCAGTTTACATGGCCTCAACCAAGGCTGTTGGCACTGAAGTGTATTTGTCTTCTTGCCCTGCCACAGATCCTACCCTGTCATCTCCTGACGAACCAAACCGGCCTCAGAATGAAGCTCAGGTGGTACCAGAGCTGGCTGCTAAGGAGGAGTTCCATCTTAGTTGGCAGAGGCCCCATGATGTGGGAGCTGGACTCGAGAACACAGGTAATAGCTGCTACATGAATGCAGTACTGCAGTGTctgacacacacaccacctcttGTCAACTACATGTTGTCTCGGGAGCACTCTCAGAACTGTTGTCACCAAGGAGACTGCATGATTTGTGCTATGGAAGCTCATGTGACCCGGAGTCTCCTCTACTCTGGGGATGTCATCCAGCCCTCAGAGAAGTTGACTGCTGCCTTCCACAAGCACAGGCAGGAAGATGCCCATGAGTTTCTGCTGTTCACCTTGAATGCCATGCACACATCCTGTCTGCCAGGGAGCAAGCTCCTGGGATGCACATCTGAGCAGAGCTCCCTGATCCATGAGATATTTGGAGGCTCCTGGAAATCTCAGATCAAGTGTCTCCACTGCAATGAGACCACAGACCTCTTAGAGCCCTTCCTTGACATCACCCTGGATATCCAAACTGCTCAGAGTGTGAACCAAGCCTTGGAAAATTTAGTAATGGAGGAACAGCTGTGTGGGGAAAATGCCTACCATTGTGACAACTGTAGGCAGAAGACAATGGCTTCCAAGACCCTGACTGTGAAAGATGCCCCAAAGGTTCTCTTGCTGGTGTTGAATCGCTTCTCAGAGTTCACAGGTGACAAAAAGGACAGGAAAGTGAGCTATCCTGAGTCCTTTGACTTCCAGCCCTACATATCTCAGTCCCATAGACAACCATTGTTTTATAGCCTGTATGCTGTACTGGTCCATGATGGTGTGACTTGTCACAGTGGTCATTACTTCTGTTATGTCAAAGCTGGCAATGGTCACTGGTATAAGATGGATGATTCTAGTGTCACCAGATGTGATGTCAATTCTGTCCTAAGTGAACCTGCTTATGTGCTCTTTTATGTCCAGCAGACTGATCTCAGAACGAATTTGTGGGTGCTCTCACAGGCAGAACACCAGGTAGGGGAATCCTCGTATACAACGATCAACAGAGGATCCCCCACAGAAGCTGCAGAGCCCCCGGATCACACAGAGAATACAGCTGCCAAAAATTTCTTAGACCACTGGAAAACTCTTCTGAACATGAACACCAAAGCCTTTGGTGAAACTTGGAAAACACAGACCTACTCTGAGAGCAAATGAAGTTGTGATTCCCCAGTCCACACACAGGATAGAGTTAAGAACCATTCCCACCTTGACAGGGAGAATTGCCGTGTCAGTCTTCTGCCAGGCTTCTGTCTTTCTCATCAGGAGACCATGGACTCTGGGCAGCTCTGCAGAAACGGAGGGAGACCAAGATCTAAGAAGTAGACTAAGGTGGGGGTCTCACTCCATTCACTGACCCTGGGGATGTGGACAGTCTGTGACCTTGAGGCTACCCTTAGAGAGAGAGCAATTTGAACATGTGCCCCAGGCACGACAGAATGTCTCACCCTAACCTGCTCTTCACAGAGGTCCTCTGTGTCCTCCAGCGTTCTTCCTGGGACCCTTAGAAGGTCGGTGAAAGAGAATGCCCAGTGTTCTAGGACTAGTTAAACCTGAGTAATCTTTTGTATTTGGGGAGGGGAATTCTGCAGCACCCTCTgttggagctcatggactctaagTAGGGCAGACACTAGCACCCACAAGCTTTGGATTTAGGATTTCCACTCAGCCAAGGAGGCACTGGCCagacctgcttcttcctcctcttcctcctcttcctcttcttcttcctcttcctcttcttcttcctcttcctcttcttcttcttctttggtttttagagacagggtttttctgtggctttggaggctgtcctggaactagctcttgtagaccaggctggtctcgaactcacagagatccacccgcctctgcctcccaatatagctttttctttaaataaactgGGTTTACTGTGTGGAACACATTGAGGGGATAGTTTTCGTCATTGTGCTTCAACTGCTGTTCTTTTGACCAAATAAAATCTGTTACTTGATactgtctgtcctttctttctttatgaatGACAATTGATACTGAATATTATTGAAGCTGAAGCATTTCCTGGAAATTTTGGCCTCATGTTGTTGAAACTAACTCACCAGTCAGAATTAATTACTAATTCTGGATTTTTGCTCAGCAATGGAGAAGCTTACCCAAACTGTTTTACACTTGATTTTGTACATGCTTTAAAACACTGGGCGGCTTCTTGAGTCTTTTTTTAACCTGAATTGCAACTGTTCTCAGGAAATAAATTTTAGCAGTTGGCTCTTTTGTCAACCTTTTATATGAATAAACTTTTCTCTTATCCCTCACCAAAacagcttctctttgcagcaatcagagaccattacagagaaCTACAAGTCCAGAAAACATGTGTTGTCTGTCTTAGGTGCCTGGATCCACAGATTACAGGAACAACACAACTACTGTCATAGGGCCAAGAGCACATGGTGGAATTGGAGGTGAAAGAATTCCAAGAGCAAGGGACCTGGAAGTGGGTTGTGAAGTTGTGTATCCTATTCATAGAAGTGGGTCTCCACTCACAATATcccaacaatatggctgcctaaacagtCAATAGACAAAGGGAAAGCTCATGGGGCCCCACTGACAGCCACAATACTAAGCCtgtagagagagaaggagggaaaattATTCTTCTGTATCAATTGGTTTCCTTGTTGGTTTTCTATTGCCTAAACTGTAAACACACATGGAACTCTAAAGAGATACAGCTACTTTTATATGTCTGAGCCTTTATATTCACAAATAATAATACCAAAGACAAGGGCCTATCAATTTGAGAGTGACTGAGGTGGGAATGGTAgaggatgagggaggagaaagggtaaATGATgtaatcattttaattaaaaattaaagaaattttcaTCTATAATGTACCAGTGAAAACACCTTTTAAAACTTGTCAGTTAAGTTTAGTGCAGTATAcgaaaataaagtaaatttccATCAGGCATCCCGGGAAACATCAAACCTCCTCATTGATTCCACAGCTGTGGCTTACAGGCCCCTGATGCTCATTCCAACTCTACTATAGTGTCCTGATGTTAGAGTTATGGAAGTACAGCATTGAGTTCATCCCCCTGCCTGAGTGtgcatatagtgtgtgtgtgtgtgcacgcgcctgcgtgcgtgcgtgcgtgcgtgcgtgcgtgcgtgcgtgcgtgtgtgtgtgtgtgtgtgtgtgtgtgtgtgtgtgtgtgtgtgcttgcgcaTGTGTATACTGGTATATCGTGTACTTCATGCATAAGAGTGTGGGGGGTGACTAGGCTTTGCCTACTTGAGtgtgcatatggtgtgtgtgtgttcttgtgcatGCCTATACTGGTATATTGTGTGATTCTTTATATTGCGTGATTcttgcataagtgtgtgtgtgtgtgtgcacttataCATGTGTATACTGTATACTGTATGACACATGCACAGTGGTGTGGGTGGGTGGCCATGCCTAAGGGAGCCTAAGGGAGGTTTCCAATGCTCCCTACCACTCTCTAGCTCACTTCCGATAGCGAAGATCATATGTATGTTCAGAAGGTTGCATGGCTGCGCTTCCAAATTCCCAGGTCTGTCTGTCTCCGTCCTctctttcccagcactgggattacaggcatgcatggtTATCCCTGGTATTTTATAAGGGTGCTGGGATTCCATCAGATGTCCTTATGCTTTCATAGCAAGGGCTCTCATACACTGAGCTACTTCCCTGGCTCCCTCCGGCCTTTTTCATGTTCCAATCTGTTGGGTCCCAgtccccatggggtctctgtgagttgcttgtcaaccattaaccacaggtgcatcctgttttctaatcctggcttacagccccggCCTCGCTCCACTATACCTGGGAAAACACAGCTCTTCTTCTACGAGCTCTTACACCCGGGGATTTTCCACTGCGCTCTAAGTGTCTATAAGGCTCTTCTTTCCCTGGAATGAGGAACATTAATAATGTTTGACAGACGCACATAGCGCAAGCGGCCAGACGGCTCggtttttaactaaatctccaggcttttgcccaatacttggacttagtcaTGGTGTGGGACACCACATGTGACCTTCTGATGTCTGATCTTTTGCAGTCTTGGTACCTCTGTAGATTCCCAGGCCCCAGTCTTCCAAATATGACATTGTTATTGTAAACAAGAACACACAGCACTTGTGGATTCCTGCTCAAGTTCAGACCATCTGTAATGGAGTTTTTGACCCTGGGAAAATACCATAGGGTTACTGTATCATGGCTGGTAGGACCCTATCTTCCAGGAACAAATGGCTGGTGGGTACCAAGATGGATGATTCACAGTTTGTGTAGGGGTAAAGGTTGATAATTTTTACTAAGCCATTCAGTCAGCCATCATTTGAGTAACCCTTTGCAACtctctgattttaattttaagcTTCTGCAATACTGAAGTGGCCCAGAAGCCAGCATGAGCCCTAGTATGCCAATAGGCATCATAGACAACCACTTGTTTCTTTTGACCATGATAGGGAAATGACTTCTTTGGTAGATGAGAACTGGTTTTCTTTGGACCTAACATTCCAACCTCTTGCTAATGATAAGAGGATGATGTCATCACCACTGTAACTACTTTTCAGCTGGAATAGGACGTGGTTCTCAGGTCCAGGAAGGCTGGAATGCTGATCAAAGGCCTGGGGGGGCAGGGTACATTTGGTGTGCTGTACAGGTTTTATTAGACAATCTGAGGCTAGTCGAGTTCAGGTAGCTTTGGAGCAGTCTAGAAATCTGGTCCAAAGCTGGGGCTCAAGCTGATAGGAAACTTTGTCAGAAGCATCTGGTTTATGTTGGCTTTGAGTCCAGGGTTTGCTAGTTTTGAAGGTCCACATGAGGCTGGTATGTTGGAGCAGTTTGCACTTAGTTGGTTGGAAATCTGCTGGGACAAATATAGAGACTGGGAACAGAACTTAACATTTAGGAACTTAACGGATATCTTTCGTTTGGAACTTTTAGGCCCATTATTCTGATAgttgtggtaggggaggagtcCCAAGGCCAGGTGAGAGAGATCACAATCTCAGAGATAGGCAGGTGGGGAAACTTAAACTATTATTTACCTGCAGTCCATTTGACAAATGAGAGGTGGATCCAACTCTTATGACTCCCTCAATTCCCTGTAGCTTGCATGAGTTTTTCAGTTTAAGACATGAGATAAAAATTTAGATAtagttgggtgttggtggcactagcctttaatcccagcacttgggaggcagaggcagggggatctctgtgaattcgaggccagcctggtctccagagcaagtgccaggataggctccaaagctatacagagaaaccctgtctcgaaaaaccatgtATTTCCACTATTTGTAATCTATTAAAATCCACACTGTTGAAAAGCAACCAACATGTGTCTGTAAGACACCAGGAGTAGGCTCGTGCCTTTGAGTCATAGAAAAATGCTATGGATTTGGGTTAAAAATCATGAACATTGTTTTCCTCTGTCCAGaggaatatacatacatacatacatacatacatacatacatacatacataccagaGGTTTTAGCCCAATGAGAAGCACCTTTATTTCTATATtagaagacaacaaaagg
The Cricetulus griseus strain 17A/GY chromosome 1 unlocalized genomic scaffold, alternate assembly CriGri-PICRH-1.0 chr1_1, whole genome shotgun sequence genome window above contains:
- the LOC100770666 gene encoding ubiquitin carboxyl-terminal hydrolase 17-like protein E, producing the protein MASTKAVGTEVYLSSCPATDPTLSSPDEPNRPQNEAQVVPELAAKEEFHLSWQRPHDVGAGLENTGNSCYMNAVLQCLTHTPPLVNYMLSREHSQNCCHQGDCMICAMEAHVTRSLLYSGDVIQPSEKLTAAFHKHRQEDAHEFLLFTLNAMHTSCLPGSKLLGCTSEQSSLIHEIFGGSWKSQIKCLHCNETTDLLEPFLDITLDIQTAQSVNQALENLVMEEQLCGENAYHCDNCRQKTMASKTLTVKDAPKVLLLVLNRFSEFTGDKKDRKVSYPESFDFQPYISQSHRQPLFYSLYAVLVHDGVTCHSGHYFCYVKAGNGHWYKMDDSSVTRCDVNSVLSEPAYVLFYVQQTDLRTNLWVLSQAEHQVGESSYTTINRGSPTEAAEPPDHTENTAAKNFLDHWKTLLNMNTKAFGETWKTQTYSESK